A region from the Musa acuminata AAA Group cultivar baxijiao chromosome BXJ1-10, Cavendish_Baxijiao_AAA, whole genome shotgun sequence genome encodes:
- the LOC135594788 gene encoding uncharacterized protein LOC135594788 → MQTSLPPVCRAAAARAPVDWDASGELCMVGHGIFYKPLGDRLHLSAVLKLNYPKTSNISTSLVSGTVESLGPHHIDPISLVAYAQKEYVFTMIPQANHSCSSLPFQEESLSFGPTSVCSHLLRYMTGRTFQLDYGSGCTGSNCGTLSSSFGFSARFLSFDMIQCSENGRLHLYIEFSNSSYLSYDVPMVPKKSMMGEGYWDHVKNRLCLIACHILEGSSQASPSVGDCSIGLSLWFPTVLTLRRKDVVGHMWSNKKKRDPGYFSMVSFHRSGGRMVTIPGLRYNYTLIDSVSGPCKVRSGSTQSSEERYPDGRCSRDMRFSIAVEDAGGRSGWGEANVFSMGDEFCDDYDFVTTSETASFVPAADWVAKNQSVWNVSYAISYYMYSASAEGGEQFGIAAEGIYDAGSGTLCMKGCRSPSLPTKNQTAIDCEILINIQFPPLHSKMGDRISGTINTTRSKQDPLHFDPIKLYSQQIYAAEVTEAIWRMDVEIVMVMISLTLSCICIGLQTFHAKKHRDALPSMSITMLGVLILGYVIPLVLNFEALFANRSRSGFLSLRSGGWLDVHEVIVRILSGLALFLSFHLLQMAWSARSSDENKGHRVAEWTTLKLCLPLYFAGALLTWLISSRHHLQRSEFSRQRYGSRWEDLVPYAGLVLDGFLLPQIVLNVCRNSKDKILTPFFYVGITITRALPHLYDAYRSRSYNRRIDSSYIYASPDGDFYSLVWDVIVPCEGLLFAAAIYLQQRVGGYCLLPQRFRKRVEYEAVSVVAL, encoded by the coding sequence ATGCAGACGAGTCTGCCTCCGGTTTGTCGAGCTGCAGCGGCGAGGGCTCCCGTGGATTGGGACGCCTCCGGTGAGCTTTGTATGGTTGGTCACGGGATCTTCTACAAGCCCTTAGGTGATCGACTTCATCTTTCTGCTGTTTTGAAGCTCAACTACCCCAAGACTTCCAACATCTCTACCAGTCTGGTGAGCGGGACTGTCGAGAGCTTGGGGCCCCACCACATCGATCCCATCTCGCTTGTAGCCTATGCTCAAAAGGAGTATGTTTTCACGATGATCCCCCAAGCCAACCACTCATGCTCCTCTCTTCCATTCCAGGAGGAATCACTAAGTTTCGGGCCTACTTCTGTTTGTAGTCATCTCCTCCGGTATATGACTGGTAGAACATTTCAGCTAGACTACGGCAGTGGCTGCACCGGTAGCAACTGTGGAACTCTAAGTAGTAGCTTTGGGTTCTCCGCTAGATTCTTGTCCTTCGATATGATACAGTGCTCGGAGAACGGCCGGTTGCATCTCTACATCGAATTCTCCAATTCCAGTTATCTTTCATATGATGTCCCGATGGTGCCTAAGAAGTCCATGATGGGTGAAGGCTATTGGGACCATGTTAAGAATCGTCTCTGTCTCATAGCCTGTCACATTCTTGAAGGGAGTTCACAGGCGAGTCCCTCTGTTGGTGATTGCTCGATCGGACTGAGCTTATGGTTCCCAACTGTCCTGACGCTGAGAAGAAAGGACGTGGTCGGTCATATGTGGAGTAACAAGAAGAAGAGAGACCCTGGCTACTTCAGCATGGTCTCGTTCCACCGGTCGGGTGGGCGAATGGTCACGATTCCTGGGCTGAGATATAACTACACCCTAATAGATTCTGTCAGCGGGCCTTGCAAGGTGAGAAGTGGCAGCACACAGTCGAGCGAGGAAAGGTATCCAGATGGAAGATGTTCCCGCGACATGCGGTTCAGTATCGCGGTGGAGGATGCCGGCGGCCGAAGTGGATGGGGGGAAGCTAATGTCTTTTCTATGGGCGACGAGTTTTGTGATGATTATGACTTCGTTACGACGTCGGAGACGGCAAGCTTCGTGCCTGCAGCTGACTGGGTCGCGAAGAATCAAAGTGTTTGGAACGTAAGCTATGCCATAAGCTATTATATGTACTCTGCTTCCGCTGAGGGGGGCGAACAGTTTGGCATCGCTGCTGAGGGGATATACGATGCTGGAAGTGGAACACTCTGCATGAAGGGATGTCGATCTCCGAGTTTGCCCACCAAAAACCAAACAGCAATTGACTGTGAGATCTTAATCAATATCCAGTTTCCCCCTCTCCACTCGAAGATGGGAGATCGTATCAGTGGCACCATCAACACCACAAGGAGTAAGCAGGACCCTCTGCACTTTGACCCtataaagttgtattctcagcaaaTTTACGCAGCAGAAGTAACTGAAGCGATTTGGAGGATGGATGTCGAAATCGTCATGGTCATGATCTCTCTcacgttgtcgtgcatttgcattgGGTTGCAGACCTTCCACGCCAAGAAGCACCGTGACGCCCTGCCTTCCATGTCGATCACCATGCTCGGTGTTCTTATCCTTGGCTACGTGATTCCTCTGGTGCTGAACTTTGAAGCCTTGTTCGCGAACCGCAGTCGGTCTGGCTTTCTAAGTCTGCGGAGCGGTGGGTGGCTCGACGTTCATGAGGTCATCGTGAGGATCTTATCCGGCTTAGCTCTGTTCCTCTCCTTCCACCTGCTTCAAATGGCGTGGTCCGCGAGGTCATCGGACGAGAACAAGGGGCACCGCGTCGCGGAGTGGACGACGCTCAAGCTGTGCTTGCCTCTCTACTTCGCCGGGGCGCTGCTCACTTGGCTCATCAGCTCAAGGCACCACCTGCAGAGGTCGGAATTCAGCAGGCAGCGATACGGTTCTCGCTGGGAGGATTTGGTCCCTTATGCTGGCTTAGTGCTCGACGGATTTCTGCTCCCTCAGATCGTTCTTAACGTCTGTCGGAACTCCAAAGATAAGATCCTGACGCCTTTCTTCTACGTCGGAATCACGATCACCCGAGCTTTGCCTCATCTGTACGACGCTTATCGCTCTCGCAGTTATAACCGTCGCATTGATTCATCGTACATCTACGCAAGTCCAGACGGAGATTTTTACTCGCTGGTGTGGGATGTCATCGTTCCTTGTGAAGGTTTGCTTTTTGCAGCGGCGATATACCTTCAGCAGCGGGTTGGTGGTTATTGTCTTCTTCCCCAAAGATTCAGAAAGCGTGTGGAGTACGAGGCAGTTTCAGTGGTTGCTCTTTAG